One Symphalangus syndactylus isolate Jambi chromosome 20, NHGRI_mSymSyn1-v2.1_pri, whole genome shotgun sequence DNA segment encodes these proteins:
- the CD300LG gene encoding CMRF35-like molecule 9 isoform X8, whose protein sequence is MQLLVLLWGCLLLPGYEALEGPKEISGFEGDTVSLQCIYREELRDHRKYWCRKGGILFARCSGTIYAGEEGQETTEGRVSIRDSRQELSLIVTLWNLTLQDAGKYWCGVEKRGPDESLLISLFVFPGPCCPPSPSPTFQPLATTRLQPKAKAQQTQPPGLTSPGLYPAITTAKQGKTGAEATPFSGTSQYGHERTSQYTGTSPHAATSPPAGSSRPPMQLDSTSAEDASPALSSGSSKPRVSIPTVRILAPVLVLLSLLSAAGLIAFGSHLLLWRKEAPQATETQRNEKVCLSHLNSLMFSLRLPWL, encoded by the exons ATGCAGCTTCTGGTCCTGCTATGGGGTTGCCTGCTGCTCCCAG GTTATGAAGCCTTGGAGGGCCCAAAGGAAATCAGCGGGTTCGAAGGGGACACTGTGTCCCTGCAGTGCATCTACAGGGAAGAGCTGAGGGACCACCGGAAGTACTGGTGCAGGAAGGGTGGGATCCTCTTCGCTCGCTGCTCTGGCACTATCTATGCAGGAGAGGAAGGCCAGGAGACAACGGAGGGCAGGGTGTCCATCCGTGACAGCCGCCAGGAGCTCTCGCTCATTGTGACCCTGTGGAATCTCACCCTGCAAGACGCTGGGAAGTACTGGTGTGGGGTCGAAAAACGGGGCCCCGATGAGTCTTTACTGATCTCTCTGTTCGTCTTTCCAG GACCCTGctgtcctccctccccttctcccacctTCCAGCCTCTGGCTACAACACGCCTGCAGCCCAAGGCAAAAGCTCAGCAAACCCAGCCCCCAGGATTGA CTTCTCCTGGGCTCTACCCGGCCATCACCACAGCCAAGCAGGGGAAGACAGGGGCTGAGGCCACTCCATTCTCAGGGACGTCCCAGTATGGGCACGAAAGGACTTCTCAGTACACAGGAACCTCTCCTCATGCAGCGACCTCTCCTCCTGCAGGGAGCTCCCGCCCCCCCATGCAGCTGGACTCCACATCAGCAGAGGACGCCAGTCCAGCTCTCAGCAGTGGCAGCTCTAAGCCCAG GGTGTCCATCCCAACGGTCCGCATACTGGCCCCAGTCCTGGTGCTGCTGAGCCTTCTGTCGGCCGCAGGCCTGATCGCCTTCGGCAGCCACCTGCTCCTGTGGAGAAAGGAAG CTCCACAGGccacagagacacagaggaacGAGAAGGTCTGCCTCTCACACTTG AACTCCCTGATGTTTTCTCTGAGGCTTCCTTGGCTCTGA
- the CD300LG gene encoding CMRF35-like molecule 9 isoform X14, protein MQLLVLLWGCLLLPGYEALEGPKEISGFEGDTVSLQCIYREELRDHRKYWCRKGGILFARCSGTIYAGEEGQETTEGRVSIRDSRQELSLIVTLWNLTLQDAGKYWCGVEKRGPDESLLISLFVFPGSSRPPMQLDSTSAEDASPALSSGSSKPRVSIPTVRILAPVLVLLSLLSAAGLIAFGSHLLLWRKEAPQATETQRNEKVCLSHLNSLMFSLRLPWL, encoded by the exons ATGCAGCTTCTGGTCCTGCTATGGGGTTGCCTGCTGCTCCCAG GTTATGAAGCCTTGGAGGGCCCAAAGGAAATCAGCGGGTTCGAAGGGGACACTGTGTCCCTGCAGTGCATCTACAGGGAAGAGCTGAGGGACCACCGGAAGTACTGGTGCAGGAAGGGTGGGATCCTCTTCGCTCGCTGCTCTGGCACTATCTATGCAGGAGAGGAAGGCCAGGAGACAACGGAGGGCAGGGTGTCCATCCGTGACAGCCGCCAGGAGCTCTCGCTCATTGTGACCCTGTGGAATCTCACCCTGCAAGACGCTGGGAAGTACTGGTGTGGGGTCGAAAAACGGGGCCCCGATGAGTCTTTACTGATCTCTCTGTTCGTCTTTCCAG GGAGCTCCCGCCCCCCCATGCAGCTGGACTCCACATCAGCAGAGGACGCCAGTCCAGCTCTCAGCAGTGGCAGCTCTAAGCCCAG GGTGTCCATCCCAACGGTCCGCATACTGGCCCCAGTCCTGGTGCTGCTGAGCCTTCTGTCGGCCGCAGGCCTGATCGCCTTCGGCAGCCACCTGCTCCTGTGGAGAAAGGAAG CTCCACAGGccacagagacacagaggaacGAGAAGGTCTGCCTCTCACACTTG AACTCCCTGATGTTTTCTCTGAGGCTTCCTTGGCTCTGA
- the CD300LG gene encoding CMRF35-like molecule 9 isoform X13: protein MQLLVLLWGCLLLPGYEALEGPKEISGFEGDTVSLQCIYREELRDHRKYWCRKGGILFARCSGTIYAGEEGQETTEGRVSIRDSRQELSLIVTLWNLTLQDAGKYWCGVEKRGPDESLLISLFVFPGSSRPPMQLDSTSAEDASPALSSGSSKPRVSIPTVRILAPVLVLLSLLSAAGLIAFGSHLLLWRKEAPQATETQRNEKVCLSHLNHRTSELHPDEAFEISSLTFISV from the exons ATGCAGCTTCTGGTCCTGCTATGGGGTTGCCTGCTGCTCCCAG GTTATGAAGCCTTGGAGGGCCCAAAGGAAATCAGCGGGTTCGAAGGGGACACTGTGTCCCTGCAGTGCATCTACAGGGAAGAGCTGAGGGACCACCGGAAGTACTGGTGCAGGAAGGGTGGGATCCTCTTCGCTCGCTGCTCTGGCACTATCTATGCAGGAGAGGAAGGCCAGGAGACAACGGAGGGCAGGGTGTCCATCCGTGACAGCCGCCAGGAGCTCTCGCTCATTGTGACCCTGTGGAATCTCACCCTGCAAGACGCTGGGAAGTACTGGTGTGGGGTCGAAAAACGGGGCCCCGATGAGTCTTTACTGATCTCTCTGTTCGTCTTTCCAG GGAGCTCCCGCCCCCCCATGCAGCTGGACTCCACATCAGCAGAGGACGCCAGTCCAGCTCTCAGCAGTGGCAGCTCTAAGCCCAG GGTGTCCATCCCAACGGTCCGCATACTGGCCCCAGTCCTGGTGCTGCTGAGCCTTCTGTCGGCCGCAGGCCTGATCGCCTTCGGCAGCCACCTGCTCCTGTGGAGAAAGGAAG CTCCACAGGccacagagacacagaggaacGAGAAGGTCTGCCTCTCACACTTG AATCACAGAACATCAGAGCTGCATCCAGATGAAGCCTTTGAGATCTCTAGCCTGACTTTTATCTCAGTTTGA
- the CD300LG gene encoding CMRF35-like molecule 9 isoform X11, translating to MQLLVLLWGCLLLPGYEALEGPKEISGFEGDTVSLQCIYREELRDHRKYWCRKGGILFARCSGTIYAGEEGQETTEGRVSIRDSRQELSLIVTLWNLTLQDAGKYWCGVEKRGPDESLLISLFVFPASPGLYPAITTAKQGKTGAEATPFSGTSQYGHERTSQYTGTSPHAATSPPAGSSRPPMQLDSTSAEDASPALSSGSSKPRVSIPTVRILAPVLVLLSLLSAAGLIAFGSHLLLWRKEAPQATETQRNEKVCLSHLNSLMFSLRLPWL from the exons ATGCAGCTTCTGGTCCTGCTATGGGGTTGCCTGCTGCTCCCAG GTTATGAAGCCTTGGAGGGCCCAAAGGAAATCAGCGGGTTCGAAGGGGACACTGTGTCCCTGCAGTGCATCTACAGGGAAGAGCTGAGGGACCACCGGAAGTACTGGTGCAGGAAGGGTGGGATCCTCTTCGCTCGCTGCTCTGGCACTATCTATGCAGGAGAGGAAGGCCAGGAGACAACGGAGGGCAGGGTGTCCATCCGTGACAGCCGCCAGGAGCTCTCGCTCATTGTGACCCTGTGGAATCTCACCCTGCAAGACGCTGGGAAGTACTGGTGTGGGGTCGAAAAACGGGGCCCCGATGAGTCTTTACTGATCTCTCTGTTCGTCTTTCCAG CTTCTCCTGGGCTCTACCCGGCCATCACCACAGCCAAGCAGGGGAAGACAGGGGCTGAGGCCACTCCATTCTCAGGGACGTCCCAGTATGGGCACGAAAGGACTTCTCAGTACACAGGAACCTCTCCTCATGCAGCGACCTCTCCTCCTGCAGGGAGCTCCCGCCCCCCCATGCAGCTGGACTCCACATCAGCAGAGGACGCCAGTCCAGCTCTCAGCAGTGGCAGCTCTAAGCCCAG GGTGTCCATCCCAACGGTCCGCATACTGGCCCCAGTCCTGGTGCTGCTGAGCCTTCTGTCGGCCGCAGGCCTGATCGCCTTCGGCAGCCACCTGCTCCTGTGGAGAAAGGAAG CTCCACAGGccacagagacacagaggaacGAGAAGGTCTGCCTCTCACACTTG AACTCCCTGATGTTTTCTCTGAGGCTTCCTTGGCTCTGA